A window of the Mesorhizobium opportunistum WSM2075 genome harbors these coding sequences:
- a CDS encoding APC family permease yields MAIETARGTIDVSKSNSINLLHSKAVGLAGVLFLAVTGAAPMSAMLGNVPFAAGYGIGKYTPAAFLMATIVLTIFSVGYAAMASRVSSVGGFYSFISQGLGREVGMSAGFGSLACYSLFEASLTGLFAFFGNLWLSQHFGINVPWIVLALAMIVVIAALAYRDVKVSARLLGIALILEVIMLVIFSLGVLFAHGPTNFSGDSLNVFKVFTPVAEQKVGDVAIPAGEAAVGIFMAFWSWVGFEMAPNYAEESRDPKRIIPQSLLISVIGLGLFYTFVSWCAVAAYPTEADMVAKAFSDGVNFFLTPVQNYVGGWGYQLMSLLILTSSFACGMAFHNTASRYLYSLAREGVLPQVIAETHDHHKSPHKASALQSVLAAIWVLLYGLAYGFDDPSGQAWLGVYTLFAVLGTGLLLVLQAVVSLAIYMWFKKNGGGSLLTTVIAPLISLVVQLLLVYTLVANLATLGGTNGFARSIPYVGLAILIVGLIWGFVLKSANPKAYENIGHMVNEG; encoded by the coding sequence ATGGCCATAGAAACTGCACGCGGGACGATCGACGTCTCGAAGAGTAACAGCATCAATCTTTTGCACTCCAAGGCCGTGGGGCTCGCGGGAGTGCTCTTTCTGGCCGTCACCGGCGCGGCGCCAATGTCGGCGATGCTGGGCAATGTGCCGTTCGCGGCAGGTTACGGTATCGGCAAATACACGCCGGCCGCCTTCCTGATGGCAACGATCGTGCTGACCATCTTCTCGGTCGGCTATGCCGCGATGGCATCGCGCGTCTCGTCCGTCGGCGGCTTCTATTCCTTCATCAGCCAGGGGCTCGGCCGCGAGGTCGGCATGTCGGCCGGCTTTGGCTCGCTCGCCTGCTACTCACTGTTCGAAGCCTCTCTCACTGGTTTGTTTGCATTTTTCGGCAATCTTTGGCTTTCCCAGCATTTCGGCATCAACGTGCCGTGGATCGTGCTGGCGCTCGCCATGATCGTCGTCATCGCGGCGCTTGCCTATCGCGACGTGAAAGTGTCGGCAAGGCTGCTCGGGATCGCACTCATTCTTGAAGTGATCATGCTGGTGATCTTCTCGCTGGGCGTGCTTTTCGCTCATGGCCCGACGAATTTTTCCGGCGATTCACTAAATGTGTTCAAGGTGTTCACGCCTGTCGCCGAGCAGAAAGTCGGTGATGTGGCCATACCCGCTGGCGAGGCCGCCGTCGGTATCTTCATGGCGTTCTGGTCGTGGGTCGGCTTCGAGATGGCGCCGAACTATGCCGAGGAATCCCGTGATCCCAAGCGCATCATTCCACAGTCGCTGTTGATTTCGGTGATTGGCCTTGGCCTGTTCTACACCTTCGTCAGCTGGTGCGCGGTGGCGGCCTATCCCACCGAGGCCGACATGGTGGCCAAGGCCTTCTCCGATGGCGTGAACTTCTTCCTGACACCGGTTCAGAATTATGTCGGCGGCTGGGGCTACCAGCTGATGTCGCTGCTCATCCTGACCAGTTCCTTCGCTTGCGGCATGGCCTTCCACAACACCGCTTCCCGCTATCTGTACTCGCTGGCGCGCGAAGGCGTCCTGCCGCAGGTGATCGCGGAGACGCATGACCACCACAAGAGCCCGCACAAGGCCTCGGCGCTGCAGTCGGTGCTGGCGGCGATATGGGTACTGCTCTACGGTCTGGCCTACGGCTTCGACGATCCGTCGGGACAGGCCTGGCTTGGCGTCTATACGCTGTTCGCGGTGCTGGGTACCGGACTGCTGCTGGTGCTGCAGGCCGTAGTCTCGCTGGCGATCTACATGTGGTTCAAGAAGAACGGCGGCGGCAGCCTGCTGACCACAGTCATCGCGCCGTTGATCTCGCTGGTTGTCCAGTTGCTCCTCGTCTACACGCTGGTGGCCAATCTCGCGACGCTCGGCGGCACCAATGGCTTCGCCAGGAGCATCCCCTATGTCGGGCTTGCGATCCTTATCGTCGGCCTGATCTGGGGCTTCGTGCTGAAATCCGCCAACCCCAAGGCGTACGAGAACATCGGTCACATGGTGAACGAGGGCTAG
- a CDS encoding cysteine hydrolase family protein, giving the protein MSWKTGFRSLYYLGAPEPDDPVLVPAQTAILVIDVQNTYLERPDRASLTPEEQHRYDLWTPFHERMHGTVIPNTARLLDLARQNGIECLFARIASLTKDGRDRSLSQKMPGWNNLLLPKNDAPSQLVAELQPVGDEIVVTKTTDSALTGTNLRLILHNLGIRNVICCGIFTDQCVSSTVRSLADESYAVIVLEDCCAAATEELHRKELEIINMIYCHVMSSGELCKIMALAK; this is encoded by the coding sequence ATGAGCTGGAAAACCGGATTCCGTTCGCTCTACTACCTCGGTGCACCCGAGCCGGATGATCCGGTGCTGGTGCCGGCGCAAACCGCCATCCTGGTCATCGATGTTCAGAACACATACCTGGAACGGCCGGATCGCGCGTCGCTCACGCCAGAAGAACAGCATCGCTACGATCTGTGGACGCCGTTCCACGAGCGCATGCACGGCACGGTCATACCGAACACGGCAAGACTGCTCGATCTGGCACGGCAAAATGGCATTGAATGCCTTTTTGCCCGTATCGCCAGCCTCACCAAGGACGGCCGCGACCGTTCGCTCTCCCAGAAAATGCCGGGCTGGAACAATTTGCTGCTGCCAAAGAACGACGCGCCGTCGCAGCTGGTTGCCGAGCTTCAGCCGGTCGGCGACGAAATCGTGGTCACCAAGACCACCGATTCCGCGCTGACAGGAACAAATCTGCGCCTGATCCTGCACAATCTCGGCATCAGGAATGTCATCTGCTGCGGCATCTTCACGGACCAGTGCGTGTCCTCGACCGTGCGCAGCTTGGCGGACGAAAGCTACGCAGTCATCGTGCTCGAGGACTGCTGCGCGGCGGCGACCGAGGAGCTCCATCGCAAGGAGCTCGAAATCATCAACATGATCTACTGCCACGTCATGTCGAGCGGCGAGCTATGCAAAATCATGGCCTTGGCAAAGTGA
- a CDS encoding diol dehydratase small subunit produces MTHTRADYPLAETQPGEVTGKHGKSLSQITLDAVLAGEVTMEDLRITPQALQAQADVARDVGRPTLALNFERGAELVEVPQDFIMQVYELLRPGRARSKEELLEAAATMRDTYQAERIARFIEEAAETYAARGLFTFRF; encoded by the coding sequence ATGACCCATACCCGCGCCGACTATCCACTTGCCGAGACACAGCCCGGAGAGGTGACCGGCAAGCACGGCAAGTCGCTTTCACAGATAACGCTGGACGCGGTGCTTGCCGGCGAGGTGACGATGGAAGACCTTCGCATCACGCCGCAAGCGCTGCAGGCTCAAGCCGATGTGGCGCGCGATGTCGGACGGCCGACACTGGCCCTCAACTTCGAGCGCGGGGCGGAACTCGTCGAGGTGCCGCAGGATTTTATCATGCAGGTCTACGAACTGCTGCGCCCCGGCCGCGCTAGGTCCAAGGAAGAATTGCTCGAGGCCGCCGCCACGATGCGCGATACCTACCAGGCCGAACGCATCGCCCGTTTCATCGAAGAAGCCGCCGAGACCTATGCGGCGCGCGGCCTTTTCACATTCCGCTTCTGA
- a CDS encoding propanediol/glycerol family dehydratase large subunit, whose translation MTPKLNRWKRFADWDERPLRLDKFAAEDPANGFSAFSSPADPKPGIGIKGGRVVSLDGVLEHDYDMIDRFIARHHIDPEVASEAMALDSATVARWLVDMNVPRETLVRLAHGMTPAKLAEVVSQLNALEIAFAYSKMRARKTPGNQAHVTNAKDDPLQLAADAATAVAFGFDEIETTMRVSRNAWSNAVACAVGGAVGRWGTLFQCSSEEAEELRIAMAGFTSYAETVSVYGTEKSFTDGDDTPWSKAFLAAAYASRGVKMRCTSGAGSELLMGFHEAKSLLYLEARCLCLQRGMGVQGTQNGGIDGAPLTATIPGGVRELMAENLIAVWLDLECASGNDARSAESEIRVGAKILPYLIAGSDLICSGMGSILKYDNSFNPSLINGEELEDYLVLQRDFEADGGLTPLPESRAIELRERAVEAIAAVFEELGLSTPTEDMKTSVVYASGSDDTRSLMPRDVSFISEAIKERGITVIDVVKVLANRGFREEAENLLNVVKLRLSGDYLQTSAMIRNGRIVSAINDPNDYLGPGSGYRVSEERRLQLNEIRDVLDQKEVLRSEALHEKDEARHIRYRNVGPAANGSAKDDVVIGISPAFGLKFYRTTAGHRLSEVLGAMLDAIRGRGLKARVVRFRHTADTSFLGLSAARLAGSGIGIGIQAKGTAVIHQRDRQPHNNLELFSNAPITRLEHYRALGANAAAYALGEMPEPIVVPQRGEAMGSRYHARVALIYAIETGLTEAGAAPEEVDVILTGAKS comes from the coding sequence ATGACGCCGAAACTGAACCGTTGGAAGCGCTTCGCCGACTGGGACGAGCGGCCGTTGCGGCTGGACAAGTTCGCGGCTGAAGACCCTGCCAATGGCTTCTCCGCCTTCTCCAGCCCGGCCGATCCCAAACCCGGCATCGGCATCAAGGGCGGGCGCGTTGTGTCCCTCGATGGCGTGCTCGAGCACGACTACGACATGATCGACCGCTTCATAGCCCGCCATCACATCGACCCGGAGGTGGCGTCTGAAGCGATGGCGCTGGACTCGGCGACCGTCGCACGCTGGCTGGTCGACATGAACGTGCCGCGCGAAACGCTGGTGCGGCTCGCGCATGGCATGACACCCGCCAAACTCGCCGAGGTCGTGTCGCAGCTCAACGCGTTGGAGATCGCCTTTGCCTATTCGAAGATGCGGGCACGCAAGACGCCGGGTAACCAGGCGCATGTGACCAACGCCAAGGACGACCCGCTGCAGCTTGCCGCCGATGCCGCAACCGCCGTCGCCTTCGGTTTCGACGAGATCGAGACTACGATGCGCGTGTCGCGCAACGCCTGGTCCAATGCGGTGGCGTGTGCGGTGGGCGGCGCCGTCGGCCGCTGGGGAACGCTGTTCCAATGCTCCAGCGAGGAGGCGGAGGAGCTGCGCATCGCCATGGCCGGCTTCACGTCCTATGCCGAAACCGTTTCCGTCTACGGCACCGAAAAATCGTTCACCGATGGCGACGACACGCCGTGGTCCAAGGCATTTCTCGCCGCCGCCTATGCATCGCGCGGCGTGAAGATGCGCTGCACGTCGGGTGCCGGCTCCGAATTGCTGATGGGCTTCCATGAGGCAAAGTCGCTGCTTTACCTGGAGGCGCGCTGTCTCTGCCTGCAGCGAGGCATGGGGGTGCAGGGTACGCAAAATGGCGGCATCGACGGTGCGCCTTTGACCGCCACCATACCTGGTGGCGTCCGCGAGCTGATGGCTGAGAACCTCATCGCCGTCTGGCTCGATCTCGAATGCGCATCCGGCAATGACGCGCGCTCCGCCGAATCGGAGATTCGCGTCGGCGCCAAGATCCTTCCCTACCTGATTGCCGGCTCGGACCTGATCTGCTCGGGGATGGGATCGATCCTGAAATACGACAATTCATTCAACCCGTCGTTGATCAACGGCGAGGAGTTGGAAGACTATCTGGTGCTGCAGCGCGATTTCGAGGCCGATGGCGGATTGACGCCACTGCCCGAGTCACGCGCGATCGAGCTGCGCGAGCGGGCAGTGGAGGCGATCGCCGCCGTGTTCGAGGAACTCGGCCTGTCGACGCCGACCGAGGATATGAAAACCAGTGTGGTCTACGCCTCCGGCTCCGACGATACGCGCAGCCTGATGCCGCGCGACGTGAGCTTCATCAGCGAGGCCATCAAGGAGCGCGGCATCACCGTGATCGATGTGGTCAAGGTGCTGGCCAACCGGGGTTTCCGCGAAGAGGCCGAGAACCTGCTGAACGTGGTGAAGCTGCGCCTTTCCGGCGACTATCTCCAGACCTCGGCCATGATCCGCAATGGGCGCATCGTCAGCGCGATCAACGATCCGAACGACTATCTCGGTCCGGGCTCCGGCTATCGCGTGTCTGAAGAACGGCGGCTGCAGCTCAACGAAATCCGCGATGTGCTGGACCAGAAGGAAGTATTGCGTTCGGAGGCACTGCACGAGAAAGACGAGGCGAGACATATCCGCTATCGCAACGTTGGGCCCGCAGCCAATGGATCGGCGAAGGACGACGTGGTCATCGGCATCAGCCCGGCCTTCGGGCTGAAGTTTTACCGGACGACGGCCGGGCATCGGCTTTCCGAAGTCCTTGGCGCCATGCTGGATGCAATTCGCGGGCGCGGGCTCAAGGCGCGCGTCGTTCGCTTTCGCCATACGGCCGATACCTCCTTCCTCGGCCTGTCCGCTGCGCGGCTTGCCGGCAGCGGCATCGGCATCGGCATCCAGGCCAAAGGCACGGCTGTCATCCATCAGCGCGACCGCCAGCCGCACAACAACCTCGAACTGTTTTCCAATGCGCCGATCACCAGGCTCGAACACTATCGCGCGTTGGGTGCCAATGCGGCCGCCTATGCGCTGGGCGAAATGCCGGAGCCTATCGTCGTGCCGCAGCGGGGCGAGGCCATGGGTTCGCGCTACCACGCCCGCGTCGCCCTCATCTATGCCATCGAAACCGGGCTGACCGAGGCTGGTGCGGCTCCCGAAGAGGTCGATGTCATACTGACGGGAGCGAAATCATGA
- a CDS encoding YbhB/YbcL family Raf kinase inhibitor-like protein encodes MTLTLSSAAFAEGRQIPEKYTRDGKNVSPPLKWAGVPAETKSLVLIVQDPDAPSGMFGHWAVFNISPDTRELPEAESGKPGPQALRQATNDFGNAYYDGPQPPVGHGVHHYHFRLAALDTPSLAIPASAGVERIWQEAQKHALEQAELVGTYERGR; translated from the coding sequence ATGACCCTCACACTCAGCAGTGCCGCCTTTGCCGAAGGCCGACAGATTCCCGAAAAATACACCCGGGACGGCAAGAACGTGTCTCCGCCGCTGAAGTGGGCTGGTGTGCCGGCCGAGACGAAGAGCCTCGTTCTCATCGTCCAGGATCCCGATGCCCCAAGCGGCATGTTCGGCCATTGGGCAGTGTTCAACATCTCCCCCGACACCCGCGAACTTCCCGAGGCGGAAAGCGGCAAGCCGGGTCCGCAGGCCCTCAGGCAAGCCACGAATGATTTCGGAAACGCCTACTATGACGGCCCTCAACCACCCGTCGGGCATGGCGTCCATCACTACCATTTCCGGCTCGCTGCGCTCGACACGCCGAGCCTTGCCATCCCGGCGAGCGCGGGCGTCGAACGTATCTGGCAGGAGGCGCAAAAACACGCGCTTGAGCAAGCCGAACTTGTCGGAACATACGAACGCGGCCGGTAG
- a CDS encoding protein-L-isoaspartate(D-aspartate) O-methyltransferase, protein MLDLSRARDRMVKVHVGRRGIRNREILQAMREVPREAFVDPGFEEFAYEDGPLPIADGQTISQPYIVALMIEMADVKAGDHVLEVGTGSGYAAAAMSRIVEHVYTIERHPGLAKSAKQRFEKLGYRNIEVRTGDGTKGWPEAAPFDAIVVAASGPGAPLALQEQLDVGGVLVVPVGDDPDLQRLLKVTRTGASTYSEEDYGGVRFVPLIGEQGWPEGNKLTEVDRPLRHPPPVSLPDMIARAAEPLPDFDDPTFGELFDRFADRRVVLLGEASHGTSEFYKARATITRRLVERHGFTIVAVEADWPDAAAIDRYVRRRQPQAGAIAPFQRFPTWMWRNTDFAAFIEWMRHHNEKLEPSGQAGFYGLDIYNMSGSIAAVLDYLDRVDPQAAKVARERYGCLTPWQNEPSTYGRAVLTAGYQKCEKAVLEQCRDLLARQLEYARQDGVDFLDASQNARLIAAAERYYRIMYYGGAESWNLRDTHMFDTLEHLLDAGGPNSKAIVWAHNSHIGDARYTEMGVVRDELNIGQLCRQRFGEEAALIGLGTHSGTVAAASDWDGEMEVKQVRASHPDSYERLCHDSRVPRFLLDLRRDEALRERLLERRLERFIGVIYRPETELRSHYADVSLPRQFDAFVWFDKTAAVTPLGPEHAGTGVPDTYPFGL, encoded by the coding sequence ATGCTCGATCTCTCCCGTGCCCGCGATCGAATGGTCAAAGTACATGTCGGCCGGCGTGGCATCCGCAATCGCGAGATTCTGCAAGCCATGCGCGAAGTTCCGCGCGAGGCTTTCGTCGATCCTGGCTTCGAAGAGTTCGCTTATGAAGACGGACCGCTGCCGATCGCGGACGGACAGACGATATCCCAACCTTATATCGTTGCACTCATGATCGAGATGGCGGATGTCAAAGCCGGTGATCACGTGCTCGAAGTTGGTACCGGTTCGGGCTACGCAGCCGCCGCGATGAGCCGGATCGTCGAACATGTCTACACGATCGAGCGTCATCCCGGTTTGGCTAAGTCGGCAAAACAACGTTTTGAAAAGCTGGGCTATCGCAACATCGAGGTCCGCACAGGCGACGGCACCAAGGGCTGGCCGGAGGCGGCACCATTCGATGCCATCGTGGTGGCGGCCAGCGGACCGGGTGCGCCGCTGGCTCTTCAGGAACAACTCGACGTCGGAGGCGTCCTTGTCGTTCCTGTCGGCGACGATCCGGATTTGCAGCGTCTGCTAAAGGTCACACGCACAGGCGCCTCGACCTACAGCGAAGAGGATTACGGCGGTGTACGGTTCGTCCCGCTCATCGGCGAACAAGGTTGGCCGGAAGGCAACAAGCTGACCGAGGTCGATCGGCCGCTCCGGCATCCGCCTCCCGTCAGCCTGCCCGATATGATCGCGAGGGCGGCTGAACCGCTTCCGGATTTCGACGATCCGACGTTTGGCGAATTGTTCGATCGGTTTGCCGACCGGCGCGTCGTCCTGCTTGGCGAGGCAAGCCATGGCACGTCCGAATTCTATAAGGCGCGCGCGACGATCACCCGCAGGCTCGTCGAACGGCACGGTTTCACCATTGTCGCGGTCGAGGCGGATTGGCCCGATGCCGCCGCGATCGACCGCTACGTTCGCCGTCGTCAGCCGCAAGCCGGCGCCATTGCGCCATTTCAGCGGTTTCCGACATGGATGTGGCGAAACACCGATTTTGCGGCTTTCATCGAGTGGATGCGCCACCACAACGAGAAGCTTGAGCCATCAGGGCAAGCGGGGTTCTACGGCCTCGACATCTACAATATGAGCGGGTCCATCGCCGCGGTTCTCGACTATCTCGACCGGGTCGACCCGCAGGCGGCGAAGGTCGCGCGCGAGCGCTATGGCTGCCTGACACCTTGGCAGAACGAGCCATCCACCTACGGCCGCGCGGTGCTCACCGCCGGCTATCAAAAATGCGAGAAAGCGGTGCTTGAGCAATGCCGGGACCTGCTCGCCAGACAACTCGAATATGCAAGGCAGGACGGTGTGGATTTCCTCGACGCCAGCCAGAATGCCCGGCTGATCGCCGCCGCCGAGCGTTACTATCGGATCATGTACTATGGCGGCGCTGAATCCTGGAACCTGCGTGACACCCACATGTTCGACACGCTGGAACATCTGCTGGATGCTGGTGGCCCGAACTCCAAGGCCATCGTGTGGGCGCACAATTCGCACATCGGCGATGCCCGCTACACCGAGATGGGTGTCGTCAGGGACGAACTGAATATCGGCCAGCTTTGCCGGCAGCGTTTCGGCGAAGAGGCCGCGCTGATCGGTCTTGGCACCCATTCCGGCACCGTGGCTGCCGCCAGCGACTGGGACGGGGAAATGGAGGTGAAGCAGGTTCGCGCCTCGCACCCCGACAGCTACGAGCGGCTTTGCCACGATAGCCGCGTGCCGCGTTTCCTGCTCGACTTGAGGCGCGACGAGGCGCTGCGTGAGCGCCTGCTGGAACGCAGGCTGGAGCGCTTCATTGGTGTGATCTACCGGCCGGAAACCGAGTTGCGCAGCCACTATGCCGACGTCTCCTTGCCCCGGCAATTCGACGCGTTCGTGTGGTTCGACAAAACCGCGGCGGTGACGCCGCTTGGCCCGGAACACGCAGGAACCGGTGTTCCCGACACCTATCCGTTCGGGCTTTAG